A genomic segment from Arcobacter acticola encodes:
- a CDS encoding efflux RND transporter periplasmic adaptor subunit, whose amino-acid sequence MRKFLKLNILVVLVLFFAACQKKEENKVEDVVKSVFAINPILKDENQNRVFNATASSSNQTKLSFKVQGNLNYFKSQIGDEVKKGDLIARLDSKPYELRVSQIEYALSEANASLQNAKSTYERTKKLYINQNSSVSDIDNARAVFWASSAKVKNITQELEYAKLQLSYTNLYAPINGYISAKYVNENENIALGTPIILISDKLVDEVRIQVPEVFINKIKKDSSVKVLFNSIDSKPFEAKISEISKYASQTEKTYLVIAKLQDSSSLIKAGMSADVYFDVEDKTKTIEYLVPSNSVLNDKNGYFVYVLKNQDGKYFVKRKDIKVANLIKEGFEITEGLDKNDLVLKAGMSEVFENMEVVIANIKELGN is encoded by the coding sequence ATGAGAAAGTTTTTAAAATTAAATATATTAGTAGTTTTGGTTTTATTTTTTGCAGCTTGCCAAAAAAAAGAGGAAAATAAAGTTGAAGATGTTGTTAAATCTGTTTTTGCAATTAACCCTATTTTAAAAGATGAAAATCAAAATAGGGTGTTTAATGCAACTGCTAGTTCAAGTAATCAAACAAAACTTAGTTTTAAAGTACAAGGAAATCTAAATTATTTTAAATCACAAATAGGTGATGAGGTAAAAAAAGGTGATTTAATTGCACGACTTGATTCAAAACCTTATGAGTTAAGGGTTTCTCAAATAGAATATGCATTAAGTGAAGCAAATGCAAGTTTACAAAATGCTAAAAGTACTTATGAAAGAACAAAAAAATTATATATAAATCAAAACTCAAGTGTAAGTGATATAGATAATGCAAGAGCTGTTTTTTGGGCAAGTAGTGCAAAGGTTAAAAATATTACTCAAGAGTTAGAGTATGCAAAATTACAACTTTCTTATACTAACTTATATGCTCCAATAAATGGATATATAAGTGCAAAATATGTAAATGAAAATGAAAATATAGCTCTTGGAACACCAATAATTTTAATAAGTGATAAATTAGTAGATGAAGTAAGAATTCAAGTTCCTGAAGTTTTTATAAATAAAATAAAAAAAGATAGCAGTGTAAAAGTTCTTTTTAATTCTATTGATTCAAAACCCTTTGAAGCAAAAATATCTGAAATATCAAAATATGCTTCACAAACTGAAAAAACTTATTTAGTAATTGCAAAATTGCAAGATAGTTCAAGCCTAATAAAAGCTGGAATGTCTGCTGATGTTTATTTTGATGTGGAAGATAAGACAAAAACAATCGAATATTTAGTTCCTTCAAATTCTGTTTTAAATGATAAAAATGGCTATTTTGTTTATGTATTAAAAAATCAAGATGGAAAATATTTTGTAAAAAGAAAAGATATAAAAGTAGCAAATCTAATAAAAGAAGGATTTGAAATAACAGAAGGCTTAGATAAAAATGATTTAGTTTTAAAAGCTGGAATGAGTGAAGTTTTTGAAAATATGGAAGTTGTGATTGCAAATATAAAAGAGTTAGGAAATTAA
- a CDS encoding di-heme oxidoredictase family protein, translated as MLLILKKQKFNLFKKTIILKSLVAIFATGLFAVDSNSKFLSSDKDSSLLLKPFPSLNDEQYDEFILGRSFFVIPWVEAPSVTTARDGLGPLFNANTCVSCHPANGRGTLFNENVESRSLVVRLSIDSPSLIKSDLHKSLLEKKGFIPEPNYGSQLAINGIHGVDFEGKVKIDFDEVLVDFPDGEKQILLKPKYSLENLNYGALHKDANISYGNL; from the coding sequence ATGTTACTGATCCTGAAGAAACAAAAATTTAATTTATTTAAAAAAACTATTATTCTAAAAAGCCTTGTAGCAATTTTTGCTACAGGGCTTTTTGCAGTTGATAGTAATAGTAAATTTTTATCAAGTGATAAAGATAGTTCTTTATTACTAAAACCTTTTCCTAGTTTAAATGATGAGCAGTATGATGAGTTTATTTTGGGAAGAAGTTTTTTTGTAATTCCTTGGGTTGAAGCTCCAAGTGTTACAACAGCAAGAGATGGATTAGGACCACTTTTTAATGCAAATACTTGTGTTTCTTGTCATCCTGCAAATGGAAGAGGAACGCTTTTTAATGAAAATGTAGAATCTAGATCTTTAGTTGTTCGATTATCTATTGATTCACCTAGTTTAATTAAGAGTGATTTACATAAGAGTTTATTAGAAAAAAAAGGTTTTATTCCAGAACCAAATTACGGAAGTCAATTGGCAATAAATGGTATTCATGGAGTTGATTTTGAAGGAAAAGTGAAAATTGATTTTGATGAAGTATTAGTAGATTTTCCTGATGGAGAAAAACAAATTTTATTAAAACCAAAATATTCTTTAGAAAATCTAAATTATGGTGCTTTACACAAAGATGCAAATATCTCATATGGGAACCTCTAA
- a CDS encoding imelysin family protein, whose amino-acid sequence MINLTKKVLVSLSLVTALAISSNAASNTQTSKSEVVKGASILDAYSDIALANYSDALKDAKSLKTAIDAFAKSPTQANLDNAKKAWLTSRESYGQTEIFRLANGPIDAEDGWVAEAYGALEGQINAWPLDENMIDYTIDANGAKTSGNIIDTVGTFNPGGEESSAVDVTKITVDAISALNENGGDANVASGYHAVEFLLWGQDQDYSNFLKDSVTPGAMTAGNRALSDFTSEKNADRRLAYLQAASQKVVNDLEVIASAWQKEIKGNAGLYQAALKGQLTGENASKNINSNDALKQIIAGMGVFVKSELANERIAVAVLTPSEEDEHSCFSDNTHRDIATNYLGFKNILTASYNGKKYGKSLLDAVDKETKTRIEKLMVSIESKIASIDEVARTKEHFDYQIRPESAQSKVIVKLKNELRKLGDEMVNVAAANKIDLSTDDVTDPEETKI is encoded by the coding sequence ATGATTAATTTAACTAAAAAGGTATTAGTATCGCTTTCTCTTGTAACAGCTCTTGCAATAAGTTCTAATGCAGCTTCAAATACACAAACTTCGAAATCAGAAGTAGTAAAAGGTGCTTCTATTTTAGATGCTTATTCAGATATTGCATTAGCAAATTATAGTGATGCTTTAAAAGATGCAAAATCTTTAAAAACAGCTATTGATGCTTTTGCAAAAAGCCCAACACAAGCAAATCTTGACAATGCAAAAAAGGCTTGGTTAACTTCAAGAGAGTCTTATGGTCAAACAGAAATCTTCAGACTTGCAAATGGACCAATTGATGCAGAAGATGGTTGGGTTGCAGAAGCTTATGGTGCATTAGAAGGGCAAATAAATGCTTGGCCACTTGATGAAAATATGATTGATTATACTATTGATGCAAATGGTGCTAAAACATCTGGAAATATTATTGACACTGTTGGTACTTTTAATCCAGGAGGAGAGGAATCAAGTGCTGTTGATGTAACAAAAATTACAGTTGATGCAATCTCTGCTTTAAATGAAAATGGTGGAGATGCAAATGTAGCATCTGGGTACCATGCAGTTGAGTTTTTATTATGGGGACAAGATCAAGATTATTCTAACTTCTTAAAAGATAGTGTAACTCCTGGAGCTATGACTGCTGGAAATAGAGCTTTAAGTGATTTTACAAGTGAAAAAAATGCAGATAGAAGACTAGCTTATTTACAAGCAGCAAGCCAAAAAGTTGTAAATGATTTAGAAGTAATCGCTAGTGCTTGGCAAAAAGAGATTAAAGGAAATGCTGGTTTATATCAAGCAGCTTTAAAAGGTCAATTAACAGGTGAAAATGCTTCTAAAAATATAAATTCAAATGACGCTTTAAAACAAATTATTGCAGGAATGGGTGTATTCGTAAAATCTGAACTTGCAAATGAAAGAATTGCAGTTGCTGTTTTAACTCCAAGTGAAGAAGATGAACACTCTTGTTTTTCTGATAATACACATAGAGACATAGCAACTAACTATTTAGGATTTAAAAATATTTTAACAGCTTCTTACAATGGTAAAAAATATGGTAAATCACTTTTAGATGCTGTTGATAAAGAAACAAAAACTAGAATTGAAAAATTAATGGTTTCAATTGAATCCAAAATTGCAAGTATTGATGAGGTTGCACGTACTAAAGAGCATTTTGATTATCAAATAAGACCTGAAAGTGCTCAATCAAAAGTGATTGTAAAACTAAAAAATGAACTTAGAAAACTAGGTGATGAGATGGTTAATGTTGCTGCTGCTAATAAAATAGATTTAAGTACTGATGATGTTACTGATCCTGAAGAAACAAAAATTTAA
- a CDS encoding TetR/AcrR family transcriptional regulator: MTTKDKIIEVSIKLFNEKGCLNTSTRHIADELNMSVGNLYYHFKNKEEILTAIFLQYLEIVFKEVSSLDYSQDEIFLLKNFLLDNLEADIKYRFLHLELNLLVMTFPSFKKIMEEQLQNEIEMIKKLVHHQIKYGYIIEMQDEEIDLFVSNSWIIACNNLSFWNLLSNDLIDNAKKGALNMFYFIKPYLTKKSLENEQIKTILNVLKNDKEKR, encoded by the coding sequence ATGACTACAAAAGATAAAATTATTGAAGTATCAATAAAACTTTTTAATGAAAAAGGGTGTCTAAACACTTCAACTAGGCATATTGCAGATGAGCTTAATATGAGTGTTGGAAATCTTTACTACCACTTTAAAAATAAAGAAGAGATTTTAACTGCAATATTTTTGCAATATTTAGAAATAGTATTTAAAGAGGTGAGTTCTTTAGATTATTCTCAAGATGAAATATTTTTGTTAAAAAACTTTTTATTAGATAATTTAGAAGCTGATATTAAATATAGATTTTTACATCTTGAATTAAACCTTTTAGTAATGACTTTTCCTAGTTTCAAAAAAATAATGGAAGAGCAACTTCAAAATGAAATAGAAATGATTAAAAAACTTGTACATCACCAAATAAAATATGGATACATTATAGAAATGCAAGATGAAGAAATCGATTTATTTGTTTCAAACTCTTGGATAATAGCTTGTAATAATTTATCTTTTTGGAATCTATTATCAAATGATTTAATTGATAATGCTAAAAAAGGTGCATTAAATATGTTTTATTTTATAAAACCATATTTAACAAAAAAGAGCCTTGAAAATGAACAAATAAAAACCATTTTAAATGTTTTAAAAAATGATAAGGAAAAGAGATGA
- a CDS encoding methyl-accepting chemotaxis protein: MQVNSIKSKLLILLFISISCSFIILGFYNAYNNYNSEYNLIKQKELNQVKETSKSINNYLQSKIDIVEAVAQEVSTLPLDVKNSEIVNKLRLGNLAGNFSGLYLGIQENGNFLQFDGTFRTPQTHDYDSRARPWYKKAIDEDKAGVSEPYIDFSTKKLVISVSAPIKKDGKNVGVIGSDISLDTVVSTILNISLDEEGFAYLIDENGKTIVHKDDKQFNIQNKVYEQIKSDNSLHFAEALDNGNLQLIAYNSIPITNWKLVIQLDKNTLSKKINENLLKEVFLYLILLIIILTILFFALIKILVPLKTLENGLNFFFKYLKGEEKNINKLNINTNDEFGNMAAEIDKQMEIIAKNLDQDRNLIEEVKEIVNKVKSGNLNSQIMSKTSNTSLDELKNILNDMIGTIKNNVNEDINVILLSLEKYAKLNFVDEIPNPSGNVAKGLNNLSNIINQMLLENKNNGLTLDKSSKVLLENVNTLNKSSNETAVSLEETAAALEEITSTVINNTQRISTMASHSKELSSSIEEGQKLASITVDSMDSINEQTKAIADAISVIDQIAFQTNILSLNAAVEAATAGEAGRGFAVVAQEVRNLASRSAEAAREIKDLVENATNKTNSGKKIADDMINGYIKLKENIAKTTKVIHDISISSNEQKTSIEQINDVVNRLDRQTQNNASIATQTQDIAINTSNIAKKILETVNEKEFRNK; the protein is encoded by the coding sequence ATGCAAGTAAATAGTATAAAATCAAAATTATTAATACTTCTTTTTATAAGTATCTCATGTTCATTTATTATATTGGGTTTTTATAATGCCTATAATAACTATAATTCAGAATATAATCTGATAAAACAAAAAGAGTTAAATCAAGTAAAAGAAACATCAAAATCAATTAATAATTATTTACAGTCTAAAATAGATATAGTTGAAGCAGTAGCTCAAGAAGTATCTACATTACCTTTAGATGTAAAAAATAGTGAAATAGTTAATAAATTACGTTTAGGAAATCTAGCAGGTAATTTTTCTGGATTATATTTAGGAATTCAAGAAAATGGTAATTTCTTACAATTTGATGGAACTTTCAGAACACCACAAACCCATGATTATGATTCAAGAGCTAGACCTTGGTATAAAAAAGCTATTGATGAAGATAAAGCAGGAGTTAGTGAACCATATATTGATTTTTCAACAAAAAAGTTAGTTATATCAGTATCTGCTCCTATAAAAAAAGATGGAAAAAATGTAGGGGTTATTGGTTCGGATATTTCTCTTGATACAGTTGTAAGTACAATTTTAAATATTTCTCTTGATGAAGAAGGGTTTGCATATCTTATTGATGAAAATGGTAAGACTATTGTTCATAAAGATGATAAACAGTTTAATATCCAAAATAAAGTTTATGAACAAATTAAAAGTGACAATAGCTTACATTTTGCAGAAGCTTTAGATAATGGTAATTTACAACTAATTGCTTATAATAGTATTCCTATCACAAATTGGAAGTTAGTAATCCAATTAGATAAAAATACATTATCAAAAAAAATCAATGAAAATTTATTAAAAGAAGTGTTTTTATATCTTATATTACTTATTATTATTTTAACTATTTTATTTTTTGCTCTTATTAAAATCTTAGTTCCACTAAAAACTCTTGAAAATGGATTAAACTTTTTCTTCAAATATTTAAAAGGTGAAGAAAAAAATATTAATAAATTAAATATCAATACAAATGATGAGTTTGGAAATATGGCAGCAGAAATTGATAAACAAATGGAAATAATTGCCAAAAATCTAGATCAAGATAGAAATCTAATTGAAGAAGTTAAAGAGATTGTAAATAAAGTAAAATCAGGTAATTTAAATTCTCAAATAATGTCTAAAACATCAAATACTTCTTTAGATGAATTAAAAAATATCTTAAATGATATGATAGGCACAATTAAGAACAATGTAAATGAAGATATAAATGTGATTTTATTATCACTTGAAAAATATGCTAAATTAAACTTTGTTGATGAAATTCCAAATCCAAGTGGAAATGTTGCAAAAGGACTAAATAATCTTTCAAATATTATTAACCAAATGCTATTAGAAAATAAAAACAATGGATTAACATTAGATAAAAGCTCAAAAGTTTTATTAGAGAATGTTAATACTTTAAATAAATCTTCAAATGAAACAGCTGTATCTTTAGAAGAAACAGCAGCTGCTTTAGAAGAAATTACAAGTACAGTAATAAATAATACCCAAAGAATTTCAACAATGGCAAGTCATTCAAAAGAACTATCAAGCTCAATAGAAGAAGGGCAAAAACTAGCTAGTATTACAGTTGATTCAATGGATTCAATAAATGAGCAAACAAAAGCAATAGCAGATGCAATAAGTGTAATTGATCAAATTGCTTTTCAAACAAATATCTTATCTTTAAATGCAGCCGTAGAAGCAGCAACTGCTGGTGAAGCAGGACGTGGGTTTGCAGTAGTTGCACAAGAAGTACGAAATCTAGCTTCACGAAGTGCAGAAGCAGCACGTGAAATAAAAGATTTAGTTGAAAATGCAACAAATAAAACTAACAGTGGTAAAAAAATTGCAGATGATATGATAAATGGTTATATAAAACTAAAAGAAAATATAGCTAAAACAACGAAAGTTATCCATGATATTTCAATCTCTTCAAATGAACAAAAAACAAGTATAGAACAAATAAATGATGTAGTAAATAGATTAGATAGACAAACACAAAACAATGCATCAATTGCCACACAAACTCAAGATATTGCTATAAATACCTCAAATATTGCAAAGAAAATTCTTGAAACAGTAAATGAAAAAGAGTTTAGAAACAAATAA
- a CDS encoding F0F1 ATP synthase subunit C, with translation MKKIVLLMLAIAAVAFAADGEVANQTLKAYSVVAAGIGLGLAALGGAIGMGNTAAATIAGTARNPGLGGKLMTTMFIALAMIEAQVIYALVVAMIALYANPFLG, from the coding sequence ATGAAAAAAATCGTTCTTTTAATGTTAGCTATTGCTGCTGTTGCATTCGCTGCTGATGGTGAAGTTGCTAACCAAACTTTAAAAGCTTACTCTGTAGTAGCTGCTGGAATTGGATTAGGTCTTGCTGCACTTGGTGGTGCTATTGGTATGGGTAATACTGCTGCTGCAACTATTGCTGGTACTGCTAGAAACCCAGGTTTAGGTGGAAAATTAATGACAACTATGTTCATTGCATTAGCGATGATCGAAGCACAAGTTATTTATGCACTTGTTGTTGCTATGATTGCATTATATGCAAATCCATTTTTAGGGTAA
- a CDS encoding rhodanese-like domain-containing protein has translation MKKLLFILFISIYVNAVNPISLQYMEIDVVHTYLDGKKENYKIQRNIDKNCMDIPMSPESFSGENIKDNISKECKRTFITTKGVIQPLYINDKIKTLAEIEVLDFIYNKSSKEPNKYALIDTRKFSWFEDETIPSALNVPFEDLVYDEDFKDEFEKAYSNLGIKIVDIEKNKFDFTNTKTVVFFCNGPWCPISSKSIDYLLKLGYPENKMMWYRGGMLDWSAMSLTTTKKMK, from the coding sequence ATGAAAAAGCTATTATTTATACTTTTTATTTCTATTTATGTAAATGCTGTAAATCCTATTTCATTGCAATATATGGAAATTGATGTTGTACATACTTATTTAGATGGAAAAAAAGAAAACTATAAAATACAAAGGAATATAGATAAAAACTGTATGGATATACCTATGAGTCCTGAAAGTTTTAGTGGGGAAAATATTAAAGACAATATTTCAAAAGAGTGTAAAAGAACTTTTATAACAACAAAAGGAGTGATTCAGCCTCTTTATATAAATGATAAAATCAAAACCTTAGCAGAAATAGAAGTACTAGACTTTATTTATAATAAGTCTTCAAAAGAACCAAATAAATATGCTTTAATTGATACTAGAAAGTTTTCATGGTTTGAAGATGAAACTATTCCTTCTGCTTTAAATGTGCCCTTTGAAGATTTAGTTTATGATGAAGACTTTAAAGATGAATTTGAAAAAGCATATTCAAATTTAGGTATAAAAATAGTTGATATAGAAAAAAATAAATTTGATTTTACAAATACAAAAACTGTAGTATTTTTTTGCAATGGCCCATGGTGCCCTATTTCTTCAAAAAGTATTGATTATCTTTTAAAACTTGGTTACCCAGAAAATAAAATGATGTGGTATAGAGGTGGGATGTTAGACTGGAGTGCTATGTCTTTAACTACAACAAAAAAAATGAAATAG
- a CDS encoding TolC family protein gives MKYLKSYLLSFALLSATSSFAQSYNIDLLLDENTNKYINAIKKEANSLFSSNDSINYNIKICKNDCEKKFNDKKLIILNSKNKYTNNSNSYIVSYNFISSVYDENRLIRASALAIFEYLKEKKISNSIYIENKINEEIFEEEIIPANQKTLDLKDIFSLALENNIEIQQNKNNTKIDKLNIDDSISDYKPQIDFYSNLIQIDEDRAKYSNGLYSQGTAEVGLKLTQVIYSDKILKNIEIKKLLELSNSNGIKSQNDEILYKVLVTYLNVIKANNYNDIIKIKHNFISQNLNFAKQRVEIGVQDRSDVYRWESELANANMELSNSKKQLKSLKIELSNLLQIEKEFSFVEYGMNSNNFKLLNSDAIKYISNKKVQELFLDDIIYSHSRLKQIAELINVKNQELKMNKNSRYLPTIAFEGSAKKIVDRYGEGSQSTRYWDDKEYQAVINLTLPLYEGGSKSLGIEKNEIELVNLKLQYNNVKSLIEKNVEQDYDSLLKAYEKISYAKTSLEFSKKNYDLIQDKYRNGRDNIISLLDAQNSYIVSKLNENISTIDYLVDLSSIYFFSGKIDILIDENKKKEIEEKILNAIKG, from the coding sequence ATGAAATATTTAAAATCATATTTATTATCTTTTGCATTATTAAGTGCAACTTCATCTTTTGCTCAAAGTTATAATATTGATTTACTTTTAGATGAAAATACAAATAAATATATAAATGCAATAAAAAAAGAAGCAAATAGCCTTTTTTCAAGTAATGATAGTATAAATTATAATATTAAAATTTGTAAGAATGATTGTGAAAAAAAGTTTAATGATAAAAAACTAATAATTTTAAATAGTAAAAATAAATATACAAATAATAGTAATTCATATATAGTTTCATACAATTTTATATCTTCTGTTTATGATGAAAATAGACTTATAAGAGCTTCTGCTTTAGCAATATTTGAGTATTTAAAAGAGAAAAAAATATCAAATAGTATATATATTGAAAATAAAATAAATGAAGAAATATTTGAAGAAGAGATAATTCCAGCCAATCAAAAAACTTTAGATTTAAAGGATATTTTTTCTTTAGCACTTGAAAATAATATTGAAATTCAACAAAATAAAAACAACACAAAAATTGATAAACTTAATATAGATGATTCAATTAGTGATTATAAACCACAAATTGATTTTTATTCAAATTTAATTCAAATAGATGAAGATAGGGCAAAATATAGTAATGGTTTATATAGTCAAGGTACAGCTGAAGTTGGTTTGAAATTAACACAAGTTATCTATTCAGATAAAATTTTGAAAAATATAGAAATCAAAAAACTATTAGAATTATCAAACTCAAATGGTATTAAATCTCAAAATGATGAGATACTTTATAAAGTTTTAGTTACGTATCTAAATGTAATAAAAGCAAATAACTACAATGATATTATAAAAATAAAACACAATTTTATAAGTCAAAATCTAAATTTTGCAAAACAAAGAGTAGAAATAGGAGTTCAAGATAGAAGTGATGTTTATAGATGGGAAAGTGAACTAGCAAATGCAAATATGGAACTTTCAAACTCTAAAAAGCAATTAAAATCTTTAAAAATAGAGTTGTCAAATTTACTTCAAATAGAAAAAGAGTTCTCTTTTGTAGAGTATGGAATGAACTCAAATAATTTTAAACTTTTAAATAGTGATGCAATTAAATATATCTCAAACAAAAAAGTTCAAGAGTTATTTTTAGATGATATTATTTATTCCCATTCACGATTAAAACAGATTGCTGAGTTAATAAATGTAAAAAATCAAGAATTAAAAATGAATAAAAATTCAAGATATTTACCAACAATTGCCTTTGAAGGAAGTGCTAAAAAAATTGTAGATAGATACGGTGAGGGTTCACAAAGTACAAGATACTGGGATGATAAAGAGTATCAAGCTGTAATAAATCTTACTTTGCCACTTTATGAAGGTGGAAGTAAAAGTTTAGGTATAGAAAAAAATGAGATTGAACTTGTAAATTTAAAACTCCAATACAATAATGTAAAAAGTTTGATAGAAAAAAATGTAGAACAAGATTATGACTCACTTCTAAAAGCTTATGAAAAAATATCTTATGCAAAAACTTCTTTAGAATTTTCAAAAAAGAATTATGATTTGATACAAGATAAGTATCGAAATGGAAGAGATAATATCATCTCCCTTCTTGATGCTCAAAACTCTTATATCGTTTCAAAATTAAATGAAAATATTTCTACTATTGATTATTTGGTTGATTTATCATCAATATACTTTTTTAGTGGGAAAATAGATATTTTAATAGATGAAAATAAGAAAAAAGAGATTGAAGAAAAAATATTAAATGCGATTAAAGGTTAA
- a CDS encoding SDR family NAD(P)-dependent oxidoreductase: MSKRVLITGGNKGIGLAVSRAMLEFGYEIIIVARDFDTCPLVGVANVTAIEYDLSDVEGLPALAKEVGEIDILINNAGYMQPKYTYDNYPKEARDHIMNVDLYTPVELMNIFSVGMKKRGYGRIVNTASIAGQIGHPDVWYGMAKAALINATKIYGKMLGAHGITVNCVAPSPTETDMQKDNSEERKKEFKKTVATGRFAQPEEVAKAMVWLATDCPEYINGICLDINNCSYPR; the protein is encoded by the coding sequence ATGTCAAAAAGAGTTTTAATAACAGGTGGAAATAAAGGAATAGGATTAGCAGTATCAAGAGCTATGTTAGAGTTTGGATATGAAATAATAATTGTTGCTAGAGATTTTGATACTTGTCCTTTAGTTGGAGTTGCAAATGTAACTGCTATTGAGTATGATTTATCAGATGTAGAGGGACTTCCAGCCCTTGCAAAAGAAGTAGGAGAAATAGATATTTTGATTAATAATGCTGGATATATGCAACCAAAATATACCTATGACAACTATCCAAAAGAAGCACGTGATCATATTATGAATGTAGATTTATACACTCCAGTTGAATTAATGAACATATTTAGTGTTGGAATGAAAAAAAGAGGTTATGGAAGAATTGTAAATACAGCTTCAATAGCTGGTCAAATTGGACATCCAGATGTTTGGTATGGAATGGCAAAAGCAGCACTTATTAATGCTACAAAAATTTATGGAAAAATGTTAGGTGCTCATGGAATTACTGTAAATTGTGTAGCTCCAAGTCCTACAGAAACTGATATGCAAAAAGATAATAGCGAAGAGAGAAAAAAAGAGTTCAAAAAAACAGTAGCAACAGGAAGATTTGCACAACCTGAAGAAGTTGCAAAAGCAATGGTTTGGTTAGCAACTGATTGTCCTGAATATATAAACGGAATTTGTTTAGATATAAATAACTGCTCATATCCTAGATAG
- a CDS encoding IS5 family transposase, whose amino-acid sequence MAGLFDYEFQLEKINKHQPPLQKLNKIIDWEMFRETIESALEKEDRKSNAGRKPYDKLLMFKILILQRYYNLSDEQTEFQIKDRLSFLDFLGLQIGDDVPDEKTIWLFKEQLKEKGLSKKLFELFTSKLISNGIVAKEGTIVDASFVNVPKQRNTRDENKQIKEDKMPQSFEDNPNKKAQKDCDARWTTKGGQREYGYKDHVASDQKTKIITKYEVTPASTHDSQVVKDLIDGDDNTLYADSAYKSEETEQYLESKNVKSKVIKRAYRNKPLTNAQHKENYKHSKTRVRVEHIFGTLTTQMHNALNLLSIGIDRIKSTIGLTNLTYNLVRYEQMVRLQKVKLI is encoded by the coding sequence ATGGCAGGACTATTTGACTACGAATTTCAATTGGAAAAAATCAATAAACATCAACCACCGCTACAAAAACTAAACAAGATTATTGATTGGGAGATGTTTAGAGAAACAATTGAATCAGCTTTAGAAAAAGAGGATAGAAAGTCAAATGCAGGAAGAAAGCCATACGATAAATTGCTAATGTTTAAAATTTTAATACTTCAACGATATTATAATCTTTCAGATGAACAAACAGAATTTCAGATCAAAGATAGATTATCATTTTTAGATTTTTTAGGATTGCAAATCGGTGATGATGTACCAGATGAAAAGACTATATGGTTGTTTAAAGAGCAACTAAAAGAGAAAGGTTTATCCAAAAAATTATTTGAACTATTTACCTCTAAACTTATCTCAAATGGAATAGTTGCCAAAGAGGGGACAATCGTTGATGCTTCATTTGTAAATGTACCCAAACAAAGAAATACAAGAGATGAAAATAAACAAATCAAAGAGGATAAAATGCCACAAAGCTTTGAAGACAATCCAAATAAAAAAGCTCAAAAAGATTGTGATGCAAGATGGACAACAAAAGGAGGTCAAAGAGAATATGGATATAAAGATCATGTAGCCTCAGATCAGAAAACTAAAATTATCACTAAATATGAAGTGACGCCAGCTTCAACCCATGATTCACAAGTGGTTAAAGATTTGATAGATGGAGATGATAATACCCTCTATGCTGATAGTGCTTATAAATCTGAAGAGACTGAGCAATATCTCGAAAGTAAAAATGTGAAATCAAAAGTTATCAAAAGAGCCTACAGAAACAAACCCTTAACCAATGCCCAGCATAAAGAAAATTATAAACACTCTAAAACAAGAGTAAGAGTTGAACATATATTTGGAACACTTACAACTCAAATGCATAATGCACTTAATCTTCTCTCAATTGGAATAGATAGGATAAAGTCCACAATAGGACTTACGAACCTTACCTACAACTTAGTCAGATACGAACAGATGGTTAGATTACAAAAGGTAAAATTGATATGA